The Equus caballus isolate H_3958 breed thoroughbred chromosome 12, TB-T2T, whole genome shotgun sequence genome contains a region encoding:
- the FADD gene encoding FAS-associated death domain protein, with product MDPFLVLLHSVSAGLSSSELTELKFLCQGRVGKRKLERVQSGLDLFSVLLEQNELDPEHTVLLRELLASLRRHDLLRRLDDYEAGAAGGASPEEQDLRAAFDIICDNVGKDWKRLARRLKVSDAKIDAIEEKYPRNLTEQLRESLRVWRNANREDAAVAHLVGALRACRLNLVADLIEDDQQARGLRDQDENAGSTVSMMSWGSDAPTSGAQ from the exons ATGGATCCGTTCCTGGTGCTGCTGCACTCGGTGTCGGCCGGCCTGTCGAGCAGCGAGTTGACCGAGCTCAAGTTCCTGTGCCAGGGCCGCGTGGGCAAGAGGAAACTCGAGCGGGTGCAGAGCGGCCTGGACCTCTTCTCCGTGCTGCTCGAGCAGAACGAGCTGGACCCCGAGCACACGGTGCTGCTGCGCGAGCTGCTCGCCTCCCTGCGGCGCCACGACCTGCTGCGCCGCCTGGACGACTACGAggcgggggcggcgggcggggcctCGCCGGAGGAGCAAG ACCTGCGGGCAGCGTTTGACATCATCTGTGACAACGTGGGGAAGGACTGGAAAAGGCTGGCTCGTCGGCTGAAAGTGTCTGACGCCAAGATCGACGCCATCGAGGAGAAGTACCCTCGGAACCTGACGGAACAGCTGCGGGAGTCGCTGAGAGTCTGGAGGAACGCCAACAGGGAGGACGCCGCCGTGGCCCACCTGGTGGGGGCGCTCAGGGCCTGCCGGCTGAACCTGGTGGCGGACCTCATCGAGGACGATCAGCAGGCCCGGGGCCTCCGGGACCAGGACGAGAATGCTGGCAGCACCGTGTCCATGATGTCATGGGGCTCAGACGCACCCACCTCAGGAGCCCAATGA